A window of Mobiluncus massiliensis genomic DNA:
CCTCACCCCGGATGTTACTAAGCAACCGGTAAACCTGGACCTGTCCGCGATGACCGGCTTCGGCGGGGTTAATAACTTCGGTCAAAAGCAGGTCGATGGCAATATGGCGGGCTACATGACGGGTTACTCGGTCGAGGCTGACGGCACGATTCGTGGCACGTTCTCGAACGGGGATAACCGGCCGTTGGCGCGTATCGCTGTGGCCAGTTTTGCCAACCCGCTGGGCTTGGAAAAGGCCGGCAGCTCTTACTTCGTGGAATCCGGTAACTCCGGGCAGCCCCAGATTGGCGAAGCCGGCACCGGCCAGCGCGGCGCCATGACGGGCGGCGCCGTCGAAATGTCGAACGTAGACCTGGCCGCCGAGTTCACGAACCTGATTCTGTCCCAGCGCGGTTTCCAGGCGAACAGCCGCGTTATCACCACCTCGGATGAAATCCTGCAGGAACTGGTGAATATGAAGCGCTAAACCAGGGGTAAACCGGGACTGAACTCAGGGTGAAAAAACCCGAGAAATTCCTTGAAAAATCCCTAAAAGCCTTTCAATTTCAGAAAAAACACCGAAGTTAAGGAAAACCGCGCAGAGGAGGAACCATGATTGCGTTGACACGCTTGGGCGGGTCGGACTTTGTCCTAAACCCTGACCTGATTGAGCGCGTCGAGTCCACGCCTGACACGATTATCGTCATGGTGGACGCAACTCGCTACGTGGTTTCCCAAACCGTGACCGAAGTCATCGAACTGATCCGTGAGGACCGCGCCCGCCTGCTGGCTCGCGTTGAGGAACTCATCCAAGACGATTCCCGGACTTCGACGCCTGCGGCGAGGCTTACCGTGGTGAACATTGAGAAAGATTCGGAGGACTAAGTATGGATCCCGCATCAATCGTTGGCGTCGTTGGCGCGCTCTCGGCAGTAGTAGCCATGCTGTATATGGAGGGTGCCGAGATTACAAACATCCTGTTGCCCCCGCCCATGACCCTGGTCTTTGGGGGGACGATTCTGGCGACCATGGCGTCTTTTACCATGAGAGACTTCCTCTATGCTTTTGGCCAGGTTCCGAAAGCCTTCACGGCCAAGGTCCCCGATGCTACCGACGCGATTGACACGATTGTGTCGCTGTCTGAAAAAGCCCGCCGCGAAGGTCTGTTGGCTTTGGAAGACGCCGCGAAAGGCATTGAGGACTCGTTTATGCGTGAAGGTTTGATGGCTGCCATCGATGGCATGGATCCCGAAGATTTGCGCTCCATGCTGACGGATAGAATTGAGGCTCGCAAGCAGTCAGACAAGACCGCTTATGCCTGGTTCCACGTCGCTGGCGGTTATGCCCCGACCATTGGCGTTATCGGTACCGTGATTTCCCTGGTGCACGTGCTGACGCAGCTGTCCGAGCCCGAGACTTTGGGTCCGCTGATTGCTTCGGCTTTCGTGGCTACCCTGTGGGGTCTGCTCAGCGCGAACATGATTTGGCTGCCGATTTCCTCCCGTATGCAGAGAATCTCCAATCTGGAGTTGGCTCGGATGGAAATCGTCATGGAAGGGCTCATCAGTCTGCAGTCCGGAGCGAACCCGCGTCAGGTTGGCGAACGTCTGCGTTCCTTGATTCCGCCGAACCAGCTAAAGGCCGAAAAAGCGGCCTAGGCCTGACCAGTCGTTAGGAAACGACTTTTCCGCAAACACCGAGAGGAGGAACTTGTATGGCAAAGCGTAAGCATGAATGTCCGGAACCTGACAACACCGAGCGTTGGGCAGTATCCTATCTGGACATGATTACCGTCATGATGTGCCTGTTCCTGGTGCTGTACGCGATTTCTCAGGTTGATCAGGGCAAATTGGCCAAGCTGCGCACGTCCCTGGCGGCCGGTTTCAACGCCACCATTCAGATTGCCAATCCGCTCCAAACCGATGGGGGACTGGGGATTTTAGCCGGTTCCACCTCGGCGGTGCAGCTGGGCAGTCTGATGGGTAACCTCAACCAAAATCCTCAATCTCAGCCCGAACGTATGCAGGCTATGAGGGAAGCCAGTCACCTGAACTCCATCAAGAAACAGGTTGAAGAACAATTGCAAGCGGCTGGCAAGGAAGGCGCCTTGGCGATGCGAATCACCGACAAGGGGCTGGTGCTGGGCATGGTTGCCAACGACACCTACTTTAAGACTGGAGAGGCGACGATTCAGCCCACCGCTCGTGAGGTACTCAGTGCGGTGACCCCGGTTTTGGCGTCCCTGGAAG
This region includes:
- a CDS encoding flagellar FlbD family protein, translated to MIALTRLGGSDFVLNPDLIERVESTPDTIIVMVDATRYVVSQTVTEVIELIREDRARLLARVEELIQDDSRTSTPAARLTVVNIEKDSED
- a CDS encoding flagellar motor protein MotB translates to MAKRKHECPEPDNTERWAVSYLDMITVMMCLFLVLYAISQVDQGKLAKLRTSLAAGFNATIQIANPLQTDGGLGILAGSTSAVQLGSLMGNLNQNPQSQPERMQAMREASHLNSIKKQVEEQLQAAGKEGALAMRITDKGLVLGMVANDTYFKTGEATIQPTAREVLSAVTPVLASLEESIAIEGYADPQPIANARFPSNYHLASARAIEVLIALKDGGVPGAKLRTISYGADHQTEATDGQDAWAFNRRVDIVIMSTAKDSVRALLPDAAKQLAGGENANIAPPAPQY
- a CDS encoding MotA/TolQ/ExbB proton channel family protein; protein product: MDPASIVGVVGALSAVVAMLYMEGAEITNILLPPPMTLVFGGTILATMASFTMRDFLYAFGQVPKAFTAKVPDATDAIDTIVSLSEKARREGLLALEDAAKGIEDSFMREGLMAAIDGMDPEDLRSMLTDRIEARKQSDKTAYAWFHVAGGYAPTIGVIGTVISLVHVLTQLSEPETLGPLIASAFVATLWGLLSANMIWLPISSRMQRISNLELARMEIVMEGLISLQSGANPRQVGERLRSLIPPNQLKAEKAA